In the genome of Limanda limanda chromosome 15, fLimLim1.1, whole genome shotgun sequence, one region contains:
- the LOC133021010 gene encoding dual specificity phosphatase 29-like — protein MSSCVVKSRSKNPYTAVQVDPDSDYFTPGTLDLEQLFWAGSMAQYAHVNEVWTSVFIGDEKTALELPGLRDLGITHVLNAAEGKFNNVLTGADYYTDVNIQYFGVEADDKPTFNISQYFCSAAQFIHEALAHPENKVLVHCVMGRSRSSTLVLAYLMMKRSLTVVDAIEHVRQRRCILPNHGFLKQLRALDITLQEEKLREKRQMQDQT, from the exons ATGTCGTCCTGTGTGGTGAAGTCCAGGAGTAAAAACCCGTACACCGCGGTGCAGGTGGACCCGGACAGTGATTACTTCACACCAGGAACATTAGACCTGGAGCAGCTGTTCTGGGCTGGCAGCATGGCTCAGTATGCACATGTGAATGAGGTGTGGACCAGCGTCTTCATCGGGGATGA GAAAACGGCTCTGGAGCTGCCAGGCCTGAGGGATCTGGGTATCACACATGTGCTGAATGCTGCAGAGGGGAAGTTTAATAATGTGCTGACTGGTGCTGATTACTACACTGACGTGAACATCCAGTACTTCGGTGTGGAGGCCGACGACAAACCGACCTTCAACATCTCCCAGTACTTCTGCTCTGCGGCCCAGTTCATCCACGAGGCCCTTGCTCACCCTGAGA ACAAGGTGCTGGTGCACTGTGTGATGGGTCGGAGCAGGTCGTCCACTCTGGTCTTGGCGTACCTGATGATGAAACGAAGCCTGACTGTGGTGGACGCTATTGAGCACGTGCGACAGCGGCGTTGTATCCTGCCCAACCATGGCTTCCTAAAGCAGCTCAGAGCCCTGGACATCACACTACAagaggagaaactcagagaaaaaagacagatgCAAGACCAAACCTAG